GCCTTCAGCTCGCCGCCGTCCTGGGCCAGCGAGTACTTCACCAGCGACTCGGCGCCCACGTCCGCCCAGCGCGAGAAGTTGATGCTGCCCGCCACCATGCCCTCCTTCGGGTCCGCCAGGAAGCTGGCCCGGTCCAGTACCTGGAAGAGGCCGGAGGCGCGCAGGTCGTACATGAGCGCCTCGTCCACGTCCTGGGCGGGCCCCTTGCCCGTCTCGCCCTGCACCAGCGGCTGGGTGACGGCCAGGGGCAGGGGCCGGAAGTTGGCGCCGGAGATCTGAATGACGGGCGCCTGGGCAAGGGCCGCGAGCGGCAGGAGGACGAGCGAGAGGAGAAGGGCTTTCGCGTTCACGGGCTGAACTCCAGGTTGATGCCGTTCTTCTGCAGCGAGTCCCGCAGATGGTCGGGAGGAGGGGAGAAGGGAGAGGCCTTCTTCACCGCGGCCACCACGGCCGAGTCGAAGAGGCTGTTGCCACTGGCCTTGGCCAGCCGGACCTCGATGACCTCGCCGGTGCGGCTCAGGCGCATGAAGACCGCGGCCCTCAGGCGCATGCGCTCGTCCTCGGGGATGGTGTCCGCCACGTTGTAGTTGCGGGTCACCTGCGAGGAGAGCAGGCCGTAATAGCGCTCGCCCTCGGCGGTGGCGGAGTCGCCGTTCGGGTCGCCATCCTCGGCGCCCTCCGGATCCTCTTCCTGCTTCGAGGGCTTGGCGAGCTTGTCGAAGGCGCCGAAGAGCCGGTTGCGTCGGTCCTCGCCCTGGGTCTCGCCCTTCTGGGGCGCGGGCTTGGGGGCGGGCTCCGGCTTCATCCCGGGTACGGGCACGGCCACCTTGGCCGGCTCGGGCGCGGCGGGCGTGGGCGGGGCGGGGGACTCCACCTTCTTGGGTGGGGGCGGACGCGGCTGCTCCTTGCGGGGCAGCAGCTTCTCGTCACGCGGCTTGCCCAGGCGCACCAGCGTGGCGCGGATGGGCTTCTGGTCCAGCTGCACCCGGGGGCCCGAGAAGAAGGTGGCGTACAGCCCCACGGCCAGCAGCACCAACCCATGGGCCACGAGCGACACGACGATGAAGTGTCCCAGGCGAGAGCGCCTCGGGACGAGCAGGCTGTACTGATTGGCCGGGTGCATGGGCTAGCGCCGCGCCTCCTTCTTGCCCTTGTTGGACGTCCGTCCCCCGGCCGCGGGGTCCGTGATCATCCCCACGTTGGTGATGCCGGCGCGCTGCGCG
This is a stretch of genomic DNA from Archangium violaceum. It encodes these proteins:
- a CDS encoding energy transducer TonB, which codes for MHPANQYSLLVPRRSRLGHFIVVSLVAHGLVLLAVGLYATFFSGPRVQLDQKPIRATLVRLGKPRDEKLLPRKEQPRPPPPKKVESPAPPTPAAPEPAKVAVPVPGMKPEPAPKPAPQKGETQGEDRRNRLFGAFDKLAKPSKQEEDPEGAEDGDPNGDSATAEGERYYGLLSSQVTRNYNVADTIPEDERMRLRAAVFMRLSRTGEVIEVRLAKASGNSLFDSAVVAAVKKASPFSPPPDHLRDSLQKNGINLEFSP